Proteins encoded by one window of Culicoides brevitarsis isolate CSIRO-B50_1 chromosome 2, AGI_CSIRO_Cbre_v1, whole genome shotgun sequence:
- the LOC134831620 gene encoding uncharacterized protein LOC134831620 isoform X2: MHSTFVSLLKVLLLTLVVLMLAQISTARPQPSIDSQDSSDSDTTLELQKILPLINRLNFRNNEDLAYFLNSYGGGARDNALSGAGGWGEERLFRGPEMKRQIRYRQCYFNPISCFRK, translated from the exons atgcaTTCAACATTCGTGTCATTACTAAAAGTTTTATTGCTTACCCTTGTGGTGCTGATGCTTGCGCAAATATCGACAGCCCGACCACAACCATCAATTGACAGCCAG GATTCGTCCGATAGCGACACCACGTTGGAACTGCAGAAAATCCTTCCGTTGATAAATCGCTTGAATTTCCGCAACAACGAGGACTTGGCTTACTTCTTGAACAGCTATGGCGGAGGTGCGCGCGACAATGCCTTGAGCGGTGCTGGCGGCTGGGGCGAAGAACGACTTTTCCGTGGACCCGAAATGAAACGTCAAATTCGGTATCGACAATGCTACTTCAATCCCATTTCCTGCTTccgaaagtaa
- the LOC134831620 gene encoding uncharacterized protein LOC134831620 isoform X1: MHSTFVSLLKVLLLTLVVLMLAQISTARPQPSIDSQVRKDSSDSDTTLELQKILPLINRLNFRNNEDLAYFLNSYGGGARDNALSGAGGWGEERLFRGPEMKRQIRYRQCYFNPISCFRK; encoded by the exons atgcaTTCAACATTCGTGTCATTACTAAAAGTTTTATTGCTTACCCTTGTGGTGCTGATGCTTGCGCAAATATCGACAGCCCGACCACAACCATCAATTGACAGCCAGGTAAGAAAG GATTCGTCCGATAGCGACACCACGTTGGAACTGCAGAAAATCCTTCCGTTGATAAATCGCTTGAATTTCCGCAACAACGAGGACTTGGCTTACTTCTTGAACAGCTATGGCGGAGGTGCGCGCGACAATGCCTTGAGCGGTGCTGGCGGCTGGGGCGAAGAACGACTTTTCCGTGGACCCGAAATGAAACGTCAAATTCGGTATCGACAATGCTACTTCAATCCCATTTCCTGCTTccgaaagtaa